The Lolium perenne isolate Kyuss_39 chromosome 6, Kyuss_2.0, whole genome shotgun sequence genome segment CGTGGAAGATCCAGCTCTTGCATGTCCCACCGACGGTGGCGGCTTTCAGCATCTCGAAGACTCTTGACCAGGGTGCCGTAGACATCGTTACCAGATGGCAAGTCGTGGGGCCATCACTCCCCGACGACCTCACCATGAGGGTCAAAGTGCAGGGGCAGGAAGCCACGTTCCTGGCCGTGTACCTCGGCACGTGCAGCTCGCTCGTGGCCACGATGGGCCGCGAGTTCCCGGAGCTCAACATGACGAGCGCTGACTGCCGGCCGATGACCTATCTCGAGTCCACGGCCTTGTCCTTCACCACCTTGGCCAACATCGGCACCCCGGAGGAGGTGCTTTTGAACAGGACCAGCAGCCTGGACATCTCCGTCGAGGGCAAGTCCGACTACGTCCGGCGGCCCATCTCCAAGGCCGCCTGGGAGGACATCTTCTCCCGGTTCAAGATGAACGGCTCCGGGCTCATCATGCTGGAGCCCCACGGCGGCTTCATCGGCAGCGTCCCCAACGCCACCACGCCGTACCCGCACCGCGACGGCGTCCTCTACGTCATCCAGTACCTCGTCTTCTGGCCGGGGGCCAACGGCGCCACGGCGCAGACCTGGCTGCACGACTTCTACGACTTCATGGGGCAGCACGTGACCTCGAACCCCAGGGAGGCGTACGTCAACTTCCGGGACCTCGACATCGGACAGAACGCGGTGGTCGACGACGTGAGCACGTTCGAGAGCGGCCAGGTCTGGGGCGAGCGCTACTTTATGGGCAACTTCCGTAGGCTCGCCAAGGTGAAAGCTCAAGTGGACCCGACCGACTACTTCAGAAACGAGCAGACGACACCGCCGCTGCTCCACCGACGCATGTGAGCAGAGTTGCTAGCTTGCAAGAGACTTAATTCGATCCCTTTTTACTAGTACGATTTAATTCGATCTGTTACGATGACTACTGGTCGGTGTTAAATTGCTTTCCTGATTGAATAAAAAATTACCATGCTGTAAGGTCGACGTTTACTTTCCTGAATGAATGGTGTATAGTAAAGATGTAGTTGGCTGCATGGAGTAGTGAGGATGAATGCTTATTTctaaccaaagaaaataaaaggaTGAAAGCTTGTTGAGGCCAGGGACGATGATATTGCTGGAGTAGCGTGTTTTATTTTGCATCAACCAGCGGTATTAACTCACTACATGAATGGAGCTATATGCCGAGGGTCGggaaccctcggcgtagcctacTTTGGtcgtcggcgtaggctacgccgagggccgcccTCGGCATAGCTCCTCGGCGTATAACTCCCTCGGCAAAGCGACTATCGCCGTGGCCGTAGCCCGGCCCTCGGTGTAGCATGCTACGCTGACGACAAAACCCTCGGCATGGACTTTTTAAAAATTCTAATTTCcctttttcaaaaaaaatcaaaaaaaaaatcgattttttttttcttttttttctttttttgacttgtttatctttcaccaatacacttttaactctaactaCAGTTAATCTTAGatcaaattacaatcatggttaaacttcccaatcggtcacccatcctcactgtTGGAATTTTGGCCCAAAATAGCCCAGTCTAATTTTTCCATTCCAATAATACCTGAAAATCCTAGAGGCCCATGTAGCCCATTCATGCATGGCAAGAGGTGGGACAAATGTTTAGTCCCATATTGCTAGTCGAGAGAGAGCTGGAGTGGTTTATAAGGATAGCTGTTCTAGCacttgtatgtgagtgagaacaaGAGGGaatcctcgcgcactcctccttctCCTCGCTCCTTCGTCCGTCACGACActccgcgggttgcgggaatgccTCGAGCCGAGAGCTTCTCTATCTTTTTGCCGCGCGTGAATGGGAAATAATCTGAACGGTTGCACAAAGCTGAAACGAATTTTTGCTTGTGGGTTTTTTTTTATTAGGGCCGTTCGGCTCCGGCTGCTGTCTCCTCGGTTCGCCTCCCACTGACTGTTCGTTTCATCTCCCGTCGCCGTCTGTTCGCCTGCCTGCCCGTGCCTATAAAAgaaagtgttatcaccagaatttgaccgagtcagaggtgggccgcgatcaagatggatttgaagaatatatatatggaagaaatacgtgaatcggcctgttatgcaaagtttgggctagttggcccgtgtatctgtaatatagtaggatacgtgtcggttagttagagtttgtctcgtgcacggtggggattattcccacgttagaaagtcccctggactataaatatgtatctagggtttatgaaataaacaacaaccaacgttcaccacaaatcaatctcggcgcatcgccaactccttcgtctcgagggtttctaccggtaagcatcatgctgcctagatcgcatcttgcgatctaggcagcacaagcttgtctcgttgttcatgcgttgctcgtactgaagcctttttgatggcgagcaacgtagttatcttagatgtgttagggttagcattgttcttcgtatcatatgttgtcgtagtgcaaccctcgcatatctagccgcccttacacctatcttaggtgtaggggcggcaccccgcttgatcattatttagtagatccgatccgttacggttgctccttgttcttcaaggattagtttaatatctgcaatagttaggccttacaaagggttggaggatccagcgacgcgtagggtgtcgtttgctagccctagacaggatgttccgaggatcaacctcgtgttggtttttaggccttgtctaggatcggcttacgatcaccgtacgtgaccgcgaggcccaatcgtgagtaggatgatccgattatgcggtgaaaaccctaaatcgtcgtagatcgctttagctttatcttgatcaagcaggaccaccatatattcgtacacctcgtacgaatcatgggtggattggctccttgagccgattcacaggataacctgagagccgatcgaggctcgtatttaatgtttacgtgtatgccatgcaggaaactaagcgaggcatctccatcaccttcctgaccaggtataggtcaggtggcacgcccttgcaccagcatcggacgtgtgtaccagaggctttgcaggacgtcgctcggagggaccagggccagccgcagccctaagttgttcccggctctactgtgttgcccgtcgctgctcgccagtgggtttctgaccgcaacacattctggcacgcccggtgggacaagcttcgtcatcaaccacatcgccatctacatctgagatggcggacggcaccccagtcacgtacgaggatctcaccgacgagctcaagaagaagtatgacgaggtcaaagcaatcctcgaagccgacctcatcggctcttttcacagaacccgctcacatggcatcaggtggaaggggatctcgcctgatggtgcgctcgatgggatagacctccctgccccgtcagaagaacgcaccaggtccctacgtcaggagatcaactacatggtggctcactcgctgcaccgccactctgaaaacctggtgaacactttggagcgtgtcgctctccgggtgatccaggagatcatgaggcaccagtactctccgtcaggaccagctctcgggacacaccaaggggagatgccactccagtcccgtccaccgctgccatttgcgttggcagcaccagaagtgccgaattcaccggcattcgtcgtctacaagatcggtggtgaccctagtgactgccagttcttgcatgaggcgcctaaggagatccctcacgggtacatgtgcacatacgtgccagactgcggtaacggggcactcacaaaccaggccgcgacatcagggacttctgggaaagcaggaggaacgtcagcgacagatcttgagaagcagacgtggctagctaaatatgccaccccgacgaacctccagagctcagctcctgcagttggctcagagctggaaaagcaagcatggctggctaagtacgccaccccggcgaatcttcagagttcgactcctacagccagcaccgtggatcagatcagcacgatcctgagggaccagttcggcatggtgccgaaaaggaggacaatcggctattccaagccgtaccccgatgaatacgagttggtcccgctaccacccaagtatcggctccctgacttctccaagttcagcggatcaggtggttccagctccatcgagcatgtgagccgatatttggcacacctaggaacggcctcagcgtcggatccactgcgcgtgaggttcttcgcacagtccctcacgggatcggctttcgggtggtacacttcgttgccaccggactcgatccggacttggaagcagttggaagaacagttccatatgcagtttcactcagaagcttccgaggccggcattgccgatctagctcaaatacgtcagaagcgtggagaaaccgtggcggagtacatccagcgcttcagaaatctaaggaaccgatgttattcggctcgtgtgacggaaaaagaagcagtcgagttggcagtggtgggccttgcctcacaaatcaaggatatggcctcccaagcagactacccttcactggcgcacatggttcagaaactgtcagcatatgaacagcgccatccggacttgtaccaggacatattcaagcgtgcggtagtcctggttgaggcagatgaagacgaaggctctgcgggagatcaagaggtagcagtggctgaatggacccggggggcaaaccccgtgtcctgcaaatgggttaagccaccaggtccgcccagggggtttgattttgacgtgaccaaaactgagcaaatcttcgatctcttgctcaaggagaagcagttgaagatacccgaaggtctcaaattccccacggtacaggagctgaacggaaagccatattgcaaatggcataactcgctctcccatgccaccaacgactgtagggtgtggcgtcagcagatccaaatggcgatagaacaaggacgtctgattttcaaccagtacgccatgaaggtcgacacccacccctttcccgccgttaacatggtggagtgcacttaccctgaaggttgccagccgggatcctcgttcagcatcaacatggtaggacctgggcaccactctggcaaggatggagacgagggcagctgctctcgtagcaaggacacggaggaggccgctccacgcgatcggctccgtcacgatggcaagcgctacgtcacagagggagaagtgaagaatataagatatcagcgacccctctctgatcacctcctcaacaagtatgtgagtcagtatgaccaacgccgacgatccagcgacgatgatgatagagaccgtctggctagggatgccaggagacatcgtcggcatgatcgcgatgaggagaagtacgagcgccgtgccaaggaaaagtcgagggagcaagacgacgaggataggcactgggactgcccctttttcagacactgctgggattcaggaatgagccgattgcctacaatcggcaattgcccagaatgtaaccagaagaagaaggaggcagccaacgtgtccgtgttccaacgcttagggcctctcccacctcgaagcaaacgcgctgagtcccctcgggtggaagatctcgaggatttagaagaagaagaagaagacaggtaccaccgaccaagaTGGTGCCCTGAtgaactcagccgttcccaaaagcgtagggttcagcggttgcgcggtttggaggaagccgaaaggttatacctacacacgctaagaaaggcgcggcctgatctggccgcgaaaattcagcgaaccctggatgaagagggtcgaccacaaaagatgatgtggcgccccaagcaaaggaaagccgatgatgagacatcggctggcacaaacatggtgttcatccttccttcggagttcagtgctccaggattagacgaggcacctgtggcacaacttgactgcggcccacggccggttatctttgagaagccacgagaaagaagctacagacatttgaaggccctgtatttgcgaggttatatcgatgggaggcctgtcaataagatgttggtggacaccggagcggcagtcaacattatgccatactctatgctacgtcggttgggacgctctagctcggatctaatcaagaccaacgtgacattgagcgatttcaacggccaagcgtctgacgcacaaggtgttctgaacgtggatctgaccgtaggaaggaaaactatccctacgacgttcttcatcgtcgatagcaagagcatctATGctattctgctaggaagagattggattcacgccaactgttgcattccctccacgatgcaccaatgcgtaatacagtgggatggagatgaggtagaggtcgtccaggctgaTGACTCAgctgaaatttcaacggctggtatGAACGCTTGGGAAGTAGCAGGCCAGGAGCCACTATCAgggatcaatttggacgactgcgagcgcatcgacgtgacgaagggcagggttaagctggtcttatccactggcctgaccgtgtagcaagagcaaaccagtgagcaaacgtggcgaggccgatccttgggatcggcccccaaagatatatgaaggaaaattacaaaatcttcattgagcgcttcgatcaatatggaggccgattccagcaatcggccaaaattatcctcaccacatgttctgcttggatCTACTGGGcaccggttttacgtcggctgatgagttaggaaaaatcaacattggtcctaccgaagccgacgtgcaaatacggtgccttggctaaattacagagccgatatctgcagttccctgacagattcggctcggggggcacctaatcaagtGAACGTGTGAAGCGAACATGTGCAGAAGAacgtgtgtgcagtgaaacattgggggccgattagaaaaaatcggccagtaaaaaaaaaatcagcatcacgatctacagccgatgcaaggacatcgactttagaactaagagacaaagccgatgcacagccatcgactctagtataactacgcaggatctactggctacgtgttcaaagcacggatcttcaccaagtccagttcagctgtggggccttctgcttcctcgggggagtaaaacaatgagagcttcctcagctgccttgagccgattctggtgcctgaaccttcttgtcgaggattttcagcccttggtgctagttcagcagtgctgtcagaagagatatatcggctttcgagggaagaaaggtgatcggctttggtacaTCCTCACCGACATTCTCGccttgagtaaggctcggggggcagcgggcctggtagatgttctgtttaggagccgattggggtaccatcggctgatccttcgtcgcaaccttcttcacaaaatgatgagtgtttgaagaagaccattgggtctggttggaagaattcaaaggctttcctgaatactctacattatccaccagatctcaagatcatcagttgaagaattgaatgatggattttaaaggaccgatgcgttgctatcggctcattacgcattggctaaggggacaaatcggcaaaatcagtatgaggggaaatcggctaaattaagctcaaaggaaatcggcaaaatcaaattgggagaagttcttcattgataagcaagatttcttacataaagagctgattgctctcaaaaggaagtactaggggatacattgccccatctactactactgatcctatgctaaaggtcctatctacgggccgtcgctgccctcgtcgtcgccgtcgtcgccgctgtcggcgctgctcccggcgggctcgtcgtcgctgctccagcggccgccggccgggccctcgttgtcctcatcctcctcgtcagcgtcgtcgtcgtcgctgtcgaagtcgctgaggttccctggccaggggcagaaccgtttggccggcggctcgtcgggggaggtgtcgtcctcctcctcctcctcctcctccttctcctcctcctcctccttgggagaggtgaagtcgtcgcaggagaagcgatcgtcatcgctctcctcctccgtttccccatcggcgaggaagcggaggtcgctttccccgtcggtcaaggacttgtcgtcctcagaccagacggagaagtcatggctgggctcctccccggcctcgatggcgcggcgggtgttggccgcgtgaacctcctcctggttcggctccggcgtcggctcgcgggacgaggatgactgggtggaaagatccgatgaagcagaggaggaagaagacatggtggcgcaggagggcttttggaatgctaatgcgaaggggatgcggaagtaaactgttcggagcggttaaataaaaggggatatagtggaaattcaatgccacagcagtttccgaggaagtggtgcctaaaaaaaaaaactgccaggtcacgcggagaagttgagaaggcaaggcatcatgatgaaggatactgcgacggttctgccacgacatgacccgactgacataggcatcccaaatgggcctgccgaagatagtacccggggtttactgaaggcccaatacccgaagaataagaagatgcgAGAactcaagatatattaaggaaagttagagttgtaataggaagtgttatttgtaaatctggcgggatgagttagaaaccgtcccggactctgtaacttgtacaaaacgaaaccctcggctccgcctcctatataaagggggagtcgagggacgaagaggaatcgaatcattgttacaaaccctagttttcataatcgtcgagtacttttcggctgaaaccctcgagatctacttgccctctacttctaactaaaccctagcctacaatccataggcattgacaagttgataccttgtcaattggcgccatctgtggggactagaggcgtaaggatctgatctcgatggcacgttcaagatcttcgacatcgtcaaccgcaagcaacgctatggatcgaggtaaacagatcgctgctggtcctgtcgattttgttcctcacccaccctcccgtttggatgcatatgcgtatctggcggagcccatggagatgacgttcggaagttttcactttcgcgtcgagaaggaaggatcgtatcgtgtcgaaattccgagttcgtcgggatcgtcggcggtcgattccgatttttcaagctatacatcgtcaaccgagtcaggcgaagaacaaacttcgtcgacacgctacgtcagcaccagagcaagagagaaactcgccaagatcttcaacgatatgtcgtttgagtcatctgcggactcatatataagcaatggctcaagcgatgtcgacagttacgacttcatcgacaaatctatcacagtggacaaggtcttcatcaatctcaacgatgatgtcaccaaacccaacatagatctgagtacaaagtatcatcagatttatgccattgaagatcaagaggaaacatctgaggctttcgacgatctgggaaatccatacgtcgatccctccaatctgcgacaaggcctgggcaataaatacgtcgggccgcagccgcgagacagagttcagctttcgcaagcagcgtgggatagagccacgagagctatgaacggttcagaaccaatggccaccacagccacaccggaggaattgcaagcatatcaatatagactcgcacgagcagcaagagaattggaaaaacagacagctgagttaaacagaagaaaggaagcagcttctgcatctagcaggaggagggcagatctaagtcgacaatctagaacttcgggtgatagccacagagaggcgcggaacagagcaagatcaaggttgcaacatatacccgaagcagaaagagagcacttggtccaaaacctcgacatgtccttcatgtcgatagacacaagaggaaacatcatccctaagacaccagaggctgggtatatggcgacacatgcttttatcctcgcatctaaaccacctccaggtgatccaagggagacactatacaatatggcggtagcaggagttggagctatggggatagcgtttgtatcaacgcctcccgaaggagcggcacggcaaaatagtcgacgacctgcagcagcaacagcggcagcacctgaaagaccaagtggagcaagagacacagcagcacaagcaagggtcgacagagcgcggcaaagcagacgggatcatcggcaatctccggagcttaatgacgaagatatgtgcggcttgccatgattcacgaggagagtccgaaaaactcgagtcccctcaggattcaagttacccgacaacttcaagaagttcgacggccttcaagatccagaggattggctagttgattacctcgagacagtgaagctcacaggaggaaccagggcaatagctatgcaaagcatccaggtgcatttgagtggagccgcacgatcttggataaagaaactcactccaggatctatcgacagctgggaaagtttcgaggatgtgttcgtcaagaacttcagatccacatgcaaaaaacctgcgtcgttagaagagttgagagcgtgtcgacaaaagccagatgagccaatgagaaagtacacccaaaggtggaatatcatcaaaaactcggcagaaaatatatctgacgagagagcaatagatgcgtttgtcgcaggaatcaggcgtggagattttgtcgaggacctaggaaggaccaatccaaagacagtatctgcgttaatggagatagcaaacagatgggcagatggagaagatgctatccacaacaaacggcacaggtcgccagaggaggaccgtggtcgaaattatcaaccgaggcgacgatttcctcggcagtacccgaactatgatgctccagggcaaatttcggcaggttttcgggcaaacacaggaggaagcaacagagatgactatcagagaagcagtgaacagcgaggcgataacagggatgattctcgcaacaacaaacAAAATAGCGggtctaggttcccaaggcctttcgtgtcccctgaagagatgatgaatgggccgtgtcaaatgcactttttcctcgacagcaacggtaaaagacagtcagggcacctgcagaaagactgtcaaaattttcaggcaatgctaagatatgcagagaacgctaacgcgcgggcaacacagagaaatcctcgagaacccagaagcgagattcacttgccgcctcctcccgcgattacagacgacaatcggcatcagctcagaatagcggcagcacctccaccaccaccttatattgatcctaactccaacggagcggtgtcaatgattcagaagggaaggccgtccaatagagctcagaaagtaatctcacgacaggtgtttatggcagaaaaaatgcctccaccaacagttgagtatcttaattggtcaggataagatattggcttcacaatagcagatcatccgcagcaagtccctcgaccagggcagtcagcacttattctaccagcagttatcgcaggatttgatgtctcccgagtgttcatagatggcggcagcagcctaaaccttatgtatgcagatacattgaggaagatgaacatatccttagcaa includes the following:
- the LOC127308322 gene encoding berberine bridge enzyme-like Cyn d 4; the encoded protein is MAMLRRLALAFFLSCFSCSVPSLASSDDFLQCLAKKIPSELVYKQSSSDFTDVLVSSIRFPNFFTNTTVRPLCIVTPTDAGHVQAAVLCGRRSGVRLRVRSGGHDYEGLSYRSVRPEVFGVVDLAKLRSISVNESESTAWVESGATIGELYYAIGKNNSELAFPAGECPTLGVGGHFSGGGVGMLMRKYGLSIDNVVDAKLVNAKGELLDRAGMGEDHFWAIRGGGGESFGIVLSWKIQLLHVPPTVAAFSISKTLDQGAVDIVTRWQVVGPSLPDDLTMRVKVQGQEATFLAVYLGTCSSLVATMGREFPELNMTSADCRPMTYLESTALSFTTLANIGTPEEVLLNRTSSLDISVEGKSDYVRRPISKAAWEDIFSRFKMNGSGLIMLEPHGGFIGSVPNATTPYPHRDGVLYVIQYLVFWPGANGATAQTWLHDFYDFMGQHVTSNPREAYVNFRDLDIGQNAVVDDVSTFESGQVWGERYFMGNFRRLAKVKAQVDPTDYFRNEQTTPPLLHRRM